aacacataaacacacacaatatccaaaggaatagaaaagaacccccacttgaaCAATCTAAACtaaggcagtcacaaagtattttTGACACACTTATTAATCGTCGATTAAATAGTAAGCgctaaaaaaaacccactgataAGTGCATTAATATAACccttattataatttataaagtgctgtgcaataaattataaagtgcagtgcaataagttaATTGTGAGCCCGATGTGTCAGCCCAATATCACTGATCTAAAATTGAGCAAATAAGGGAAagattttctcattttattattattaacatgtatttttagagcgtcAATGTAAATGTTTCGGCTGAGAccacagcctttgtcaaagtgtaATGTCAAgtaaaaaacaccattttaaatacaGATTGTGGCGGGAACCTGATGCCACACATAGTGCTACAAACAAAATGTTCCCTCTACCGATAGACAATGTGCACGTATACTATATGGACCGCAGTCCCAGTGAGCTCGTATTTGTTggtaaagcttaaaggaacagtaacaccaaaaaatgtaagtttgttaaagtaatgaaaatataatgtactgttgccctgcactggtaaaactgatgtgtttgcttcagaaacactactatagtttatataaacaagctgctggggagcaatggcggcaattgaaaaacggctatatggcataggataaataatggataaaagataacagacagacagacattagacagacagagcttatttgtatctgctgtgtaacctgagccttttctcatttgaatggctgcccccattgctacacagcagcttatttatataaactatagtagtacttatctgttatctactgtgtatcctgtacttgaatggctgcccccatggctacacagcagcttatttatataaactatagtagtacttatctgttatctactgtgtatcctgtgcttgaatggctgcccccatggctacacagcagcttgtttatataaactatagtagtacttatctgttatctactgtgtatcctgtgcttgaatggctgcccccatggctacacagcagcttgtttatataaactatagtagtacttatctgttatctactgtgtatcctgtgcttgaatggctgcccccatggctacacagcagcttgtttatataaactatagtagtacttatctgttatctactgtgtatcctgtgcttgaatggctgcccccatggctacacagcagctagtttatataaactatagtagtacttatctgttatctactgtgtatcctgtgcttgaatggctgcccccatggctacacagcagcttgtttatataaactatagtagtacttatctgttatctactgtgtatcctgtgcttgaatggctgcccccatggctacacagcagcttgtttatataaactatagtagtacttatctgttatctactgtgtatcctgtgcttgaatggctgcccccatggctacacagcagctagtttatataaactatagtagtacttatctgttatctactgtgtatcctgtgcttgaatggctgcccccatcgctacacagcagcttatttatataaacaatagtagtgtttctgaagcaaacacaccagttttactagtgcaggacaacactgcattatattttcattactttaaaacactttaattttttgacattactgttcctttaagtcaaggGACTGCGGTCTCTCTATGACAGTAAGCAGCTGGACCCTCAATCTATTTATGTGTGTAATCCCCTGTGTTtcttaaatgtattattgttctttttcctgtctattttacaaaaatgaATGCCGATAGCTTGAATATTATACAACATGTACATTGAactttgttaatttttatttgaccgtcttgtatatagtatatgtgcaCATCGGTAGAGGGAACATTTTGTTTGTagcaattctaaaggtttacacatgtatatatccaatttctgccaatatattgcacatttcatctttacatatttattgtgtattttatttatttttataaatgcctttttgtgatatgtactagctggagccacgtcgtcttgtctcactgtgtattcgtatactgctgagatgacaataaaatttactttgaattttgacttCACCGATAATACGTCACTCCTTACGATGTGTGGCGTCGAGTTCCCCCACCATCTGTATTTAAAATGGTCTTTTTTACTTGACATtacactttgacaaaggctgtggTCTCAGCCGAAACGTTAGCTGCGCCCTCTGTAGCGCTCACAAtaaatttactttactttacccAAAGACTTGTGAGTGCTTTCTCACCATTAGCTTCTTCTACATCtacatgctttatttatatataatacacaaaagccatgaatatcctgtaaattatatccttataaacggtgagttctgatgtcatcagttataaacggtgagttctgatgtcatttctgtcacatgactcattgaaatttgtgtattataataaataaagtacccccagttgtaaaatatgaggatattagaagttacctcggagttccatgacctgtataaaaacactcggccttcggccttgtacttttatatggtcatgaaactcctcggtaacttataatatccttatattttacaaaagggggtactttattcactatatatatatataaacatagtcgtccctttataaaatgtataatgaagcaatagaattcttaatgaatcagatgaaaattaagcgtaggactggccagatatgggatgactttgacatagttgttcagcttaaatatattgcaatatatggacaaacaatccctgttttgtttaaagggtaaggcatttttcagtagcacaaaatgtctaatttatatttatatatatatatatatatatatatatatatatatatatatatatatatatatatatatatatttattataatcttATATTTGTATTGTTTGCAAAAATATGTGAATAAGCGCTTCCGTATTGGCTGAAACGAAATGTGTTGATGTAAGCTCTAAACGCTAAGCGCATAACACTATGAACTTATGTTGGCAATTGATTCTGTCCTGTTATTGTTACCTCTATGATATTACCATACCTGGTTGCAAAGTTTATTGCTTTTTTGACACAATTTCACTGTGGCACTTTGATAAGACACAAATTTATTCCTCTGCatgtatacatttgtatatagtcctcctttttttatcttttttgttttctttattgttttatgtttatttactCCCCACACACATCACTGTGACGTCACTACCTTCATTTTCCCGCCACTGGGGGATTAAAAGGTTGGTGCttgtttgtatttgcactttgagaaaggcttgagtgttagccgaaacgttagtcgtttttgttttttaaataaacacctttatatGATTTGATATGATATGAGAGTGCAAgcttcttcatatatatatatttattttatttatttttttgcactctgcatgtttgtaaatgcattaaaggaaaattcaacctgttcgtaaaaaaacctgtacccctcATCCCAGGTAGACCCCcactcctcccccaggctaactaccccccccccggggagatgtcccatactccatacttacccctcggcgcagattcttccagcgtaGTTGCACGCATCAATCATCTGCGATCTCCGTAAACTGACTGAGAGATTGGCAGTTTCCGTgtaatttcgcgcatgcgcatttgtcgcaaaccggcaaactgttccaactgcacatgcgcagaaataccgatctcccagtcagcacCAGTGATTGGTATTTGACATCCCATTTACATGCATGCCTTTGTTTCTTTAATCTGCTGGTGATCTGCACTTTAGGAAACAAACATTGGGGTTTTGCCTAGAGGGCAACCTAATACCCAGAAATGCAAGACActggggggctcatttataaacacttgacaaatttgcacctgggcagttatccatggcaaccaatcagtgattagctttttggttgccatgggttactgcccaagtgcaaatttgcccagtgtttataaatgaccccctatgtCTTGTCACATACCCTGCTGACTGCCAATGATATTTGTAATTATATGGGTGggttacctttaaaggagaacaaaaccccccTTAACAAAAAAATCCCACCGTAACTGCCTGACATTGCCCCTCACACTGtggattaataataaaaaaaaaatctgacccgaaaatgcagagcagcggagctccagggcaccatcttccaccgCTTTGTATTCTTTCAGGCGATATAAAGCCTGCAGGAGAGTTGGGCCAAGTCAGAAATCTGCACACACGCAAATCGTTGAAAGGGGGAGCAATGCGCAGTTAAGGGGGGGCTTTTTTGgtatggggggtttagttttcctttaagttaacattttcaattgattctttttttatttcttatatattgttttaattattcctcgttttcttctgactctttccagcttccaaaacaacggctctgtgaggctacactgctttttataacttctctttctattcagcccctctcccattcatattccagtctctctcaTCTAacccactggggctcatttatcaacaccgggcaaatttgcccacgggcagttgcctatagcaaccaatccttGATTCgatttttgaaaccagctgcaagtagaacaataaatgcagcaatccgattggttgccatgggttactgcccatgggcaaatttgcccactgttgataaatgacccccccgaGTGGTTGtcagggtactttggaccctagcaacagatacctgctgaaattcCTGGAGGTCTGCTGGGCAAAAAgttaagtcattaaaaaaaacaaaaaacacagcaaaCAAATAGTGAAGAACAACTGCAAAGaaagaacccctttaataaagtaagGAAAAGGGTTAAAAACAGAGCAGTTCCAGACTAACCCTTCACATTCCAGGGTGCTGTGTGTGTATCCCAGAGGGACTAAAAACTAAGCCTTGCAGTGACATTACTAATGATTCCTGCTGCCACTCACACTCCATGTCTTATAAACTTTCCTCACAACAGCACTCTGGCTCTGCACTGTTTACAATCTCCTGGCTTGGGAGGCAGTGCAGGTACATTCCGGAAGTGACGCTTCATTCCAGCCAGGTGAAACCCGGAAACGCTCAATGTTTTGCCCAGGTAACTCCGGAAGTGATGCAAAGGCTTCGCTGGGTGTGTTCCCGGATGCGTCTCAGGTGTGCGGGAGCGGGTCACATGACCGAAAGTGAGGGCGGGGCCAGTACGTTCCGGACAGGTGAGTGGCAGGCTTATCGCTACAGAGCGGCAGGTTTCTATATCCCCCATTTATTGGCGCAGTGGGGGGCTGGTATGTGAGTGTGAAATTCTCTTCTCTTCATTGGTATATTTTCAGTCAGACATGCGCAGATCCACCAGTCTGTGCCCCTACATTTACCTGTACAGACAGGAAGGAACTCGAGCTACtgttatattttatgtgttatatattatatatactgatatagAGTTGTAAAAGCATGCACTTGGgtgtaattgtattttatatgttgTCTAGGGTCTATAGGGTGTCCCACAacaaggctgagttattcagggaactctgagtatcactcgtgtattataagggataatgtaccccctactgtaaatgataaggatattagaagtcactgaggggttgttctgtgaccatataaaggcacaaggctgcaggctgagttatacagggaactctgagtatcactcatgtattataagggataatgtaccccctactgtaaatgataaggatattagaagtcactgaggggctgttctgtgaccatataaaggcacaaggctgcaggctgagttatacagggaactctgagtatcactcatgtattataagggataatgtaccccctactgtaaatgataaggatattagaagtcactgaggggttgttctgtgaccatataaaggcacaaggctgcaggctgagttatacagggaactctgagtatcactcatgtattataagtgataatgtaccccctactgtaaatgataaggatattagaagtcactgaggggttgttctgtgaccatataaaggcacaaggctgcaggctgagttatacagggaactctgagtatcactcatgtattataagggataatgtaccccctaatgtaaatgataaggatattagaagtcactgaggggttctgtgaccatataaaggcacaaggctgcaggctgagttatacagggaactctgagtatcactcgtgtattataagggataatgtaccccctactgtaaatgataaggatattagaagtcactgaggggttgttctgtgaccatataaaggcacaaggctgcaggctgagttatacagggaactctgagtatcactcatgtattataagggataatgtaccccctactgtaaatgataaggatattagaagtcactgaggggttgttctgtgaccatataaagacacaaggctgcaggctgagttatacagggaactctgagtatcactcgtgtattataagggataatgtacctcctactgtaaatgataaggatattagaagtcactgaggggttgttctgtgaccatataaaggcacaaggctgcaggctgagttatacagggaactctgagtatcactcatgtattataagggataatgtaccccctactgtaaatgataaggatattagaagtcactgaggggttgttctgtgaccatataaagacacaaggctgcaggctgagttatacagggaactctgagtatcactcatgtattataagggataatgtaccccctactgtaaatgataaggatattagaagtcactgaggggttgttctgtgaccatataaaggcacaaagctgcaggctgagttatacagggaactctgagtatcactcatgtattataagggataatgtacctcctactgtaaatgataaggatattagaaatcactgaggggttgttctgtgaccatataaaggcacaaggctgcaggctgagttatacagggaactttgagtatcactcatgtattataagggataatgtaccccctactgtaaatgataaggatattagaagtcactgaggggttgttctgtgaccatataaaggcacaaggctgcaggctgagttatacaggaaactctgagtatcactcatgtattataagggataatgtaccccctactgtaaatgataaggatattagaagtcactgaggggttgttctgtgaccatataaagacacaaggctgcaggctgagttatacagggatctctgagtatcactcgtgtattataagggataatgtaccccctactgtaaatgataaggatattagaagtcactgaggggttgttctgtgaccatataaaggcacaaggctgcaggctgagttatacagggaactctgagtatcactcatgtattataagggataatgtacctcctactgtaaaagAGAAGGGTACTATATATACAATAGCATCACTTTGGCATCTGAAAGGAAAGCTGCTGGTTATACAGTAGCTGTAAGACCCCAGGCTGTATATGTTTGGGGTTTGTTTGCTCATTTTTCAACCTCTGTGTATTGATATAGTCATGATGTAAAAGTGACTTGGCTGCTGATAATCTTTCCCCAGCATCGCTCATTTATTAAGGATAATGATTCTTTGTAAATATGTCTGTACTGTAtatctaggccagtgatccccaaccagtagcttgtgggcaacatgttactcaccgaccccttggatgttgctcccagtggcctcaaagcaggtgcttatattagtatcccaggcttggaggcaagttctggttacATAAATATCATGtgtactgccacacagagcctcctgtaggctgccagacattatattatgtatatgaaGCAATCGTTATCACTTTATTCAAAAGCCAGTATGAAGTCATATAAAGATTATCCATAACTGTGTATTTATAATTCTCATATTTTGTGTCCTTTTTCATTTCCTGCACAGGCAGAGCTCTGCGTCCCTACCCTGTTACTGTCGACATGCTCGATTATCTACTAACGATGGACGAGTACAAACTTCTTCTGATGTTTATTGCCGTGTCTAACCTGTCATTAGTGAAAGGTAAGTGTCAAAAACACAGGCCTGAATGTATTCTGGAATCATTAACCCTTTATTTCTGCAACAGGGAGCCTCTTATTATCTCTGCAATGTGCCAAGCCACTCAAGCGATGGACGGCATTGTtttgtatactcacactcaccaTGACATCAGAGAAGAGTCGggggctggtacaggtatgggatcagttatccagaaacccgttatccagaaagctctgaattatggacaggccatctcccatagactccattttatccaaatattttattttctctgtaataataaaacagcagcttgtacttgatcccaactaagatataattaatccttattggaggcaaaaccaacctagtgggtttatttaatgtttacatgattttctagtagatttaaggtatgaagatccaaattatggattgatccatatccagaaagccccaggtcccgatttttttggataacagctcccatacctgtaaataaatcAACGTGTTGGCTGTGGCTTGGGGTCTGGTGCTGGTCGATTTTTATCATCACTATTATACAGGAATATGCAGTAATACAGACGATTGGTCCttcagcagtaacccatagcaaccaggcatttaAAGAGGCCAATACCAATCAGTGGTGATTGTTACTGTGCAGGGCCCGGCCCATAAGCCTCAAGTCTTGGGCTTTACCCTCTAGGTCCAGTCTTAAaggcatattgtgtaaaaaataacaaCGTactagtgcattatactcatttagatatagaagaattgtgctttgtGCGTAAAAATTTGGTAttttaggctgatttattgaatatttctgcaaaagccctaataatccctcccttctcttccacttgctgctccctgaattcccaggctgtgcagggggggcggcggctctcagctcactgcactgtagcacaggaaccaatcagcagctagcaggacctgatagggaactgaagcctgtctgtgcttgtgtgactgcagggctgtgattggctgtccccctcctactgtgcttctggcagggaccgttaggatacacccacccctcatttgaaacacagacagggaccagagaatatctatagggagctccaataaaggggctatttttaaaggaaaaaggtttttttaatttatcctcctcctttaaggtggccattgacgttacaattacgatctttccaggaaaagatgtttccaagaaagattgttggtttaaatacacacgtgtagagacgattcagcactaacaatggccgatgttcaggcacccaatcaaaattttccacctgggcc
Above is a genomic segment from Xenopus laevis strain J_2021 chromosome 3L, Xenopus_laevis_v10.1, whole genome shotgun sequence containing:
- the crb3.L gene encoding uncharacterized protein crb3.L yields the protein MSYKLSSQQHSGSALFTISWLGRQCRYIPEVTLHSSQVKPGNAQCFAQVTPEVMQRLRWVCSRMRLRCAGAGHMTESEGGASTFRTGRALRPYPVTVDMLDYLLTMDEYKLLLMFIAVSNLSLVKAQNVTTSAPDRLSESARLAAIIVPCVVGGIILIGIVAFIFIKIRERRRTEGTYRPSSEEHKEPRVEPNMALKLPPEERLI